The following are from one region of the Terriglobales bacterium genome:
- a CDS encoding CoA transferase, whose product MNLPLEGIKVIDYTGVQSGPACSQLMAWLGADVLKVERMHTGDNTRIQLRDIPNADALYFTMVNSNKRSLEINTKTPEGKAILEGLIRRSDVMIENMAPGALDRQGFTWEHIHELNPRLILGVVKGFPDGSPFTDVKSYENVAQCAVATPRRRASGTARRRSAVPRSATATPACTS is encoded by the coding sequence GTGAATTTACCTCTTGAAGGAATCAAAGTTATCGACTACACCGGCGTGCAGTCCGGACCGGCGTGTTCGCAGTTAATGGCGTGGTTGGGCGCCGACGTCCTGAAAGTCGAGCGCATGCACACCGGAGACAACACCCGAATCCAGTTGCGCGACATCCCGAACGCGGACGCGCTGTACTTCACCATGGTGAACAGCAACAAGCGGTCGCTCGAGATCAACACCAAGACGCCCGAAGGTAAGGCGATCCTGGAGGGTCTGATCCGCCGCTCCGACGTGATGATCGAAAACATGGCGCCGGGCGCGCTCGACCGCCAGGGCTTCACCTGGGAGCATATCCATGAGCTCAACCCGCGCCTGATCCTCGGCGTGGTCAAGGGCTTCCCCGATGGCTCGCCCTTCACCGACGTCAAGTCGTACGAGAACGTCGCCCAGTGCGCCGTGGCAACGCCTCGACGACGGGCTTCTGGGACGGCCCGCCGACGGTCAGCGGTGCCGCGCTCGGCGACAGCAACACCGGCATGCACCTCTTGA